A single region of the Halopiger xanaduensis SH-6 genome encodes:
- a CDS encoding DUF192 domain-containing protein, protein MQLVHRPENGSSTVLATTVDFADSVLSQLRGLMFRRSIPDDYALAFRFDSVETQDVHMLFVFFPIDVVWLVDDTVQRVERLRPWLGFKRAEADTIVELPAGTADDVEPGDRLLLVGSDEE, encoded by the coding sequence GTGCAGCTCGTTCACAGGCCCGAGAACGGTTCATCGACGGTTCTCGCGACGACGGTCGATTTCGCGGACTCGGTTTTGAGCCAACTGCGCGGACTCATGTTCCGCCGCTCGATTCCCGACGATTACGCGCTCGCGTTTCGGTTCGATTCGGTCGAGACGCAGGACGTCCACATGCTGTTCGTCTTCTTTCCGATCGACGTCGTCTGGCTCGTCGACGACACCGTCCAGCGCGTCGAGCGGTTGCGGCCTTGGCTCGGTTTCAAGCGGGCCGAAGCCGACACCATCGTCGAACTCCCCGCCGGCACCGCCGACGATGTCGAACCCGGCGACAGGCTGCTGCTCGTGGGATCGGACGAGGAGTGA
- a CDS encoding DUF7097 family protein yields MEKTPRGTPVGVDDPYEFAGVCDYLTGEGTCRYAFDHYEHDPEFARERASDDYECPVVDPETDWSWADCPHFRSRNHDRECVRCGLEEKRMAHDDERPLLEEHHLSYDRDGETLSHEITIYLCRWCHAKVHNSWARITDDAAPDPDAIAALEQRRGREQDELGFESAAERYGEDD; encoded by the coding sequence ATGGAGAAAACGCCGCGCGGAACGCCGGTCGGCGTCGACGATCCCTACGAGTTCGCCGGCGTCTGCGACTACCTCACCGGCGAGGGAACGTGTCGCTACGCCTTCGATCACTACGAGCACGACCCCGAGTTCGCCCGCGAGCGGGCCAGCGACGACTACGAGTGTCCCGTCGTCGACCCCGAAACCGACTGGTCGTGGGCCGACTGCCCCCATTTTCGGTCGCGCAACCACGACCGGGAGTGCGTCCGCTGCGGCCTCGAGGAGAAGCGGATGGCCCACGACGACGAACGACCGCTGCTCGAGGAACACCACCTCTCCTACGATCGGGACGGCGAGACGCTGTCCCACGAGATCACGATCTACCTCTGTCGCTGGTGCCACGCGAAGGTCCACAACTCCTGGGCCCGGATTACCGACGATGCCGCGCCCGATCCGGACGCGATCGCCGCCCTCGAGCAGCGCCGCGGCCGCGAGCAGGACGAACTGGGGTTCGAGTCGGCCGCGGAGCGGTACGGCGAGGACGACTGA
- a CDS encoding methyl-accepting chemotaxis protein, giving the protein MLGPLRRLIPSFVRRRYALKFGIALLVLGLSVGAMGLVATGALTDSVESSVLEDQESTARQEASALDEWVAEHERFLSSTSKAPVVQNGNDEEINDYLLSLRGEVPEEAEHVLYVDRTTGEVIADTGQDVGIENVNDANFPDGDRLEGDLLMGDVQRTEPYKLFGDSERADRPAISYYVATSEDRALVYTVNPSERLLYSSSSVVTVVDGEGRIVGDSSFLGYNTGEPVFLESYGDDAVLETAANGGTGATVIDRAPSETLQGAPYQFTPDSYVVGYATTDAGWTVLVHTSEADAFGFVNAVNQYGIGVTAVVVLLIGSVGAVLGRNTSKSIDRLKSKAAAMEDGDLDVDLETKRIDSIGRLYDGFDSMRVALREQIEDAEAAREEAERERERVERMNDHLEAKADEYSAVMQDAADGDLTVRMEPESENEALTEIGEEFNAMLADLEATVAGLNQFATDVATASEEVTASSEEVQRASREVSESVQEISDGADRQHQSLQSIDSEMNTLSTTTEEIAASSNDVADVAARTAETGRGGRETAEAAIDAFDDLEAEYEDVVAEFEQLRNQINQIESLTDTIAEIADQTNMLALNANIEASRSADGADAEGFTAVASEVKQLSADTKEAAAEIDERLDALQSQTEESADVVDRTSEEIERVNDLVTDVVASLDDIAEYAAETNDGVQEISSATEEQAAATQEVVAMVDEVASISEETTAEAQTVAAAAEEQTSSMQEVSASADRLSHQATRLSGALDRFETDVEGDGLEFELEGDAPEPVDEVTETSAPETTDAAIADAEPGTDEADDGDDADPLAFVEKTDEADLESDAAGTDGDEPNDATGETFEFEGPTSTSSSDADEEPERPDEDDETRNAANE; this is encoded by the coding sequence ATGCTCGGGCCACTTCGGCGATTAATCCCGTCATTTGTTCGACGGCGGTACGCACTCAAGTTCGGCATTGCACTGCTCGTCCTCGGCCTCTCGGTCGGGGCGATGGGACTCGTTGCGACGGGGGCGCTCACCGATAGCGTCGAGAGCTCCGTCCTCGAGGACCAGGAATCGACCGCGCGTCAGGAGGCGTCGGCGCTCGACGAATGGGTTGCGGAACACGAACGCTTCCTCTCGTCGACATCGAAGGCGCCCGTCGTTCAGAACGGGAACGACGAGGAAATCAACGACTACCTGCTCTCGCTCCGCGGCGAGGTACCCGAAGAAGCGGAGCACGTCCTCTACGTCGATCGGACGACCGGCGAGGTCATCGCCGACACCGGCCAAGACGTCGGCATCGAGAACGTCAACGATGCAAACTTCCCCGACGGGGACCGCCTCGAGGGCGACCTCTTGATGGGCGACGTTCAGCGAACCGAACCCTACAAACTGTTCGGCGACAGCGAGCGCGCCGATCGACCGGCGATCTCCTACTACGTCGCGACCAGCGAGGACCGCGCGCTCGTCTACACGGTCAACCCGTCGGAGCGACTCCTCTACAGTTCCTCGAGTGTTGTGACGGTCGTCGACGGCGAGGGACGGATCGTCGGCGACAGCTCCTTCCTCGGGTACAACACCGGCGAGCCGGTCTTCCTCGAGTCCTACGGCGACGACGCCGTCCTCGAGACCGCGGCGAACGGGGGCACCGGCGCCACCGTGATCGATCGGGCGCCGAGCGAGACGCTCCAGGGTGCGCCCTACCAGTTCACGCCGGACAGCTACGTCGTCGGCTACGCGACGACCGACGCCGGCTGGACCGTCCTCGTCCACACGTCCGAGGCCGACGCCTTCGGCTTCGTCAACGCCGTCAACCAGTACGGGATCGGCGTGACCGCCGTCGTCGTCCTGCTGATCGGATCGGTCGGCGCGGTGCTCGGGCGCAACACTTCGAAGTCGATCGACCGCCTGAAGTCCAAGGCCGCCGCGATGGAGGACGGCGACCTCGACGTCGACCTCGAGACGAAGCGGATCGACAGCATCGGCCGGCTCTACGACGGCTTCGACTCGATGCGCGTCGCGCTTCGCGAACAGATCGAAGACGCCGAAGCGGCCCGCGAGGAAGCCGAGCGCGAACGCGAGCGCGTCGAGCGGATGAACGACCACCTCGAGGCGAAAGCCGACGAGTACAGCGCCGTGATGCAGGACGCCGCGGACGGCGACCTCACCGTCCGGATGGAGCCCGAGAGCGAGAACGAGGCCCTGACCGAGATCGGCGAGGAGTTCAACGCGATGCTCGCCGACCTCGAGGCGACCGTCGCCGGCCTGAACCAGTTCGCGACCGACGTCGCGACGGCCTCCGAGGAAGTGACCGCCTCGAGCGAGGAGGTCCAGCGGGCCAGCCGCGAGGTCAGCGAGTCGGTCCAGGAGATTTCCGACGGCGCCGACCGGCAACACCAGTCGCTGCAGTCGATCGACTCCGAGATGAACACGCTCTCGACGACGACCGAGGAGATCGCCGCCTCCTCGAACGACGTCGCGGACGTCGCGGCGCGGACGGCCGAAACCGGACGCGGCGGCCGCGAGACCGCCGAGGCGGCGATCGACGCCTTCGACGACCTCGAGGCGGAGTACGAGGACGTCGTCGCCGAGTTCGAGCAGCTCCGCAACCAGATCAATCAGATCGAGTCGCTAACCGATACGATCGCCGAGATCGCCGATCAGACGAACATGCTCGCGCTGAACGCCAACATCGAGGCCTCTCGCTCGGCGGACGGCGCCGACGCGGAAGGGTTCACCGCGGTCGCGTCCGAGGTCAAGCAGCTCTCGGCGGACACGAAGGAGGCCGCCGCGGAGATCGACGAGCGCCTCGACGCGCTCCAGAGCCAGACCGAGGAGTCGGCCGACGTCGTCGATCGGACCAGCGAGGAGATCGAACGCGTCAACGACCTCGTGACCGACGTGGTCGCGTCGCTCGACGACATCGCCGAGTACGCGGCCGAGACCAACGACGGCGTGCAGGAGATCTCCTCGGCCACCGAGGAGCAGGCGGCGGCCACCCAGGAAGTCGTCGCGATGGTCGACGAAGTCGCCTCGATCTCCGAGGAGACGACCGCCGAGGCCCAGACCGTCGCCGCGGCCGCCGAGGAACAGACCAGTTCCATGCAGGAGGTTTCGGCCTCCGCGGATCGGCTCAGCCACCAGGCGACGCGCCTCTCCGGCGCGCTCGACCGCTTCGAGACCGACGTCGAGGGCGACGGTCTCGAGTTCGAGCTCGAGGGTGACGCTCCCGAACCGGTCGACGAGGTGACCGAGACGAGCGCGCCAGAAACGACCGACGCAGCGATCGCGGACGCCGAGCCGGGCACCGACGAGGCCGACGACGGTGACGACGCGGATCCGCTCGCGTTCGTCGAGAAAACGGACGAGGCCGACCTCGAGTCCGACGCGGCGGGAACCGACGGTGACGAGCCGAACGACGCCACCGGCGAGACGTTCGAGTTCGAGGGGCCGACCTCGACCTCGAGTTCGGACGCCGACGAAGAACCAGAGCGCCCCGACGAGGACGACGAGACGCGAAACGCCGCGAACGAGTAA